The following are from one region of the Capsicum annuum cultivar UCD-10X-F1 chromosome 1, UCD10Xv1.1, whole genome shotgun sequence genome:
- the LOC107840902 gene encoding uncharacterized protein LOC107840902, whose translation MQEKSKMQRKRSVVARRTWNVLRLALLWARKGGIFKNKHLVDLRLLPKYIKSLRHTNDHYGALHYGEREFSFDDTPIFHVKMHRPASLRFKMPNIPCIKPQVDFDFDFDNYEKDDEMYPDNNNDDAPRKSFLNTEGECCQEEEYVSCEMSEEIIVGAGDEAIDTKAEEFIAKFYEQIKLQRQISHLQYHETLAN comes from the coding sequence ATGCAAGAAAAGTCGAAAATGCAGAGGAAAAGATCGGTGGTTGCTCGTAGAACTTGGAATGTTCTCCGCTTAGCATTGTTATGGGCGAGAAAAGGTGGCATTTTCAAGAACAAGCACCTCGTAGATCTCCGGTTGCTTCCTAAATATATTAAAAGCCTCCGTCATACCAATGATCACTACGGGGCACTGCATTATGGGGAGCGCGAGTTTTCCTTTGATGACACTCCTATCTTTCATGTTAAGATGCATCGCCCTGCTTCCTTGCGTTTCAAGATGCCAAACATTCCATGCATCAAACCTCAAGTCGATTTTGATTTTGACTTTGACAATTATGAGAAAGACGATGAAATGTACcctgataataataatgatgatgctcCTAGGAAGAGCTTTTTGAATACCGAGGGTGAATGCTGTCAAGAGGAAGAGTATGTAAGCTGTGAGATGTCCGAGGAGATCATTGTTGGTGCTGGCGATGAAGCTATTGATACGAAGGCAGAGGAGTTCATTGCTAAGTTCTATGAGCAAATAAAGCTACAAAGACAAATATCACATTTACAATACCATGAGACGCTCGCTAATTAA